In the genome of Magnolia sinica isolate HGM2019 chromosome 2, MsV1, whole genome shotgun sequence, one region contains:
- the LOC131237411 gene encoding GRAS family protein RAM1-like has translation MQDAEEELLNLHLSIATYAGKDRKRKRIQDLNCCNQFNGYDGKVLGFLRTRDHMLKLDPKRDGVEDGKGLHLIHLLLVSATSVDENKIAAASENLTELYKNVSVNGDSIQRVAAYFADGLAARLLTRRSPFYEMIMKDPTPEEEFSAFTELYRASPYYQFAHFTANQAIIEAFEDEEDHNNRSLHVIDFDISYGFQWPSLIQSLSDKALSSNVHISLRITGFGRSSEELVETETRLMNFAKGCHNLDFEFEGLLRGSKSISISIKNNATVAVNLVFYLHTLGSSLQIIDALKAVYLLNPSIVILVEQEGSRTPRSFLSRFMESLHYFAAMFDSLDDCLPSESAVRLSIEKNHLGKEIKGMINCEVGHENYQRYERLEAWKERMESVGFRGVKLSSRSVSQAKLLLKIRSHCSPVEVDGRVGGFKVFERDGGRAISLGWQDRNLITASAWHCI, from the coding sequence atgcAAGATGCTGAAGAGGAGCTCTTGAATCTTCACCTATCCATAGCCACTTATGCCGGCAAGGACCGCAAGAGGAAGAGAATCCAAGACTTAAACTGTTGTAACCAGTTCAATGGCTATGACGGGAAGGTGCTTGGCTTTCTCCGAACGAGGGACCACATGTTGAAACTAGATCCGAAGCGAGACGGGGTGGAAGATGGAAAGGGCCTCCATTTGATCCATTTGTTGCTCGTATCTGCTACCTCAGTTGACGAGAACAAGATCGCTGCGGCTTCAGAAAACCTGACCGAGTTGTACAAGAATGTCTCCGTGAACGGCGATTCAATCCAGCGGGTCGCCGCTTATTTTGCCGACGGTCTGGCTGCAAGGCTCCTCACAAGGAGATCTCCCTTCtatgaaatgatcatgaaggaCCCCACTCCCGAAGAAGAGTTCTCAGCCTTCACCGAGCTCTACCGTGCGTCACCTTACTACCAATTCGCACATTTCACTGCTAATCAGGCCATTATTGAGGCATTTGAAGATGAGGAAGATCACAATAACCGAAGCCTGCATGTAATAGACTTCGATATCTCATATGGGTTCCAATGGCCTTCTCTAATTCAATCTCTTTCGGACAAGGCATTAAGTAGCAACGTCCATATCTCTCTCCGCATTACCGGATTCGGTAGAAGCTCTGAAGAACTAGTCGAAACCGAGACAAGATTAATGAATTTTGCAAAGGGTTGCCACAATTTGGATTTCGAATTTGAAGGCTTGTTAAGAGGATCCAAATCCATTAGCATTAGTATCAAGAACAATGCAACTGTTGCAGTGAATCTGGTTTTCTATCTACATACATTGGGAAGTTCTTTGCAGATTATTGATGCATTGAAGGCGGTTTATTTACTGAATCCTTCTATCGTAATCTTGGTAGAACAAGAAGGTAGCCGAACCCCACGAAGCTTCCTATCGAGATTCATGGAATCTTTGCACTATTTTGCAGCCATGTTCGATTCGTTGGACGATTGCCTTCCATCAGAGAGTGCAGTAAGGCTGAGCATCGAAAAGAACCATCTTGGGAAAGAGATCAAGGGCATGATAAACTGCGAGGTGGGACACGAGAATTATCAGAGGTATGAGAGATTGGAAGCATGGAAGGAAAGAATGGAGAGTGTTGGTTTTAGAGGAGTTAAGCTGAGTTCGAGGTCGGTGAGCCAGGCAAAGCTTCTTTTGAAGATCAGGAGCCATTGCTCTCCTGTGGAGGTTGATGGAAGGGTTGGAGGATTTAAGGTTTTTGAGAGAGATGGAGGTAGGGCCATCTCTCTAGGATGGCAAGATAGGAATCTGATAACAGCCTCTGCATGGCATTGTATCTAA